A region of the Cyanobium usitatum str. Tous genome:
TTTTATACCGGGGCGACCCAGAAGTGTGCATGGAAATGGTTAAGGAGGAGTCAAAGCGTCAAAAGGAGAGGCGACGGGAGCGTGTTAGCAAGCGGGTCGCAAAATTGGTTGGTAGTGATGAGCTTGATGATTCTGAGTCTGACGACTCGCTTGAGAGTAGTGTAAGTGATGATACTTTGGTATTGCGTTAGCACTGTGTGCATCCTCTCCCGTGAATAGCACTGCCCAACGCTTGCTTGTGATACATGCCGGCACCCACAAGACAGCCAGTTCTTATATTCAAAGCCGCATCGCTGTAAATGCCAATCAGCTTGCCAAATCTGGCGTTTTGGTCCGCTATCCGGCCTCGGCGGCTCTTAAGCACAAGCCTTTGGCGTCAGCCTTGGCCAAGCGGCGCTGGCCGATTTGGAAGCGTTTTTTACGCAAGCAGCCCGCCGATACGTCGATGTTGTTGCTGAGTGCAGAGCAATTCACTCAGCCGCTCACAAAAAAACGGAGCCTGAAAGCGCTCGTTGAAATGTTGAGGTCTGAAGGCTGGCGCCTGCAGGTGTTGTTGTTCCTGCGCGATCAGCCCGATTATATTAATGCCCGTTATGTGCATTCCACCAGGCGCCTGTATCACCATCAAGACTTTGACTCTTATGTGACTGATCAGTTAGGGGAGAGGCGTCACATCTACGACTACAATTATATGTTCGCTAGCTTGCTGAGAAACCCTGCCATTGCATGTACATTTTTGCCTTATGGCAGCGTTTTTGGCGACCCATTTGAACGGATGATGGCCGCTTTGGGCGTTCAGGTCCCAGCCGAAGGTTGGCTACCTGCCGATCCGAGTAAAGGCAACGTGCAGCCCGGTTGCCAAGGGGTTTGGCTGGCTCAGGCGATCGGTGAGCGACTAGACCAACTAGGTATTAGGGGGAAATCTCTAGTCAACGCGGGAGCTGTGGTGCGTCGCATAGCGGAACAACAGGGTTGGCAGGATGATCGTTATTGCGGCTTTGATGCAGCAGGGGCTGGTGCGGTGGCAGCCCATTACGCCCAGGCCAATGACGAGTTTGCCCAACGGGTTTGGGGCTGTAATTGGCGGGAGAGGATGCCTGAGCTGCAAATGAAGCGCCGGCAGTTCAACTCTGCCGCAGAGGCAGGTGGGGCTGATTCGTTGGAAAAGCTGGTGCAGCAGGCCATGAAATTTTTAGCGCGTCACAATCAACCCCTTGATCTGGCCATGAGGAGCAGCGCCCTTACGATGGAATCCATTAATAGTTCGGTGAGTTGACCCATGCGTAGCCTTGCCCCCCGCTACGTGTTGTCCAAACTGCTTTTGCAGCTGCGTGTGGTTTCGGCGGTGGCTCGCCGCGAGCTTCAGCTGCGGGCTGCTAAGGGTGCTATGGGAGTGGTTGGTGTATTTGCCGAGCCGCTGGCTCTAATCGTCACTTTTCTTGCTCTTCGCATCTTTTTGCGTGGAGCAGGGGACGCAACCTACATGAATCCGGCGTTGTGGTTGGCTTTGGGTTTTATTCCATTTTTTATGTTCGCTGAGATTGCTATTAAGGCGATTGGGGGAGTAGATAAAAATAGTGAGCTATATTTTTACAGGCGTCTTCGTCCCCTGGATTCCTTAATGGGTAATAGCCTGTTGCTTGGGCAGATCTACGGATCATTGTTGCTGGTATTTCTGCTGGGTTCGGCTGCTTGGGAGTGGCGGCCTGTAGTCCAAGATCCTGGAGCATTGATTTTTCTGTTTTTGGGTTTGGCTTTGCTTGGATTTGGGATTGGCTTGAGCACGTTGATTGTTGGCCGCCGATTGCCACTTGTTGCTTGGTTCATGCAGATGTTTCTGCGCCGTATTTTGCTTTGGACTTCTTGTATATTTTTCTCAATCAGTTTCATTCCTGATGTTTTCCGCCCCTGGATTCTATGGAATCCAATTGCCCATGGCGTTGAGTTGATGCGGGCTGCGTGCAACCCTGCCTATCCCATTCCTGGTGTTAGCGCTTTCTACTTTTGGGGTTGGGTGGTGGGATCGATAGGTTTTGGTCTATTGGTTTATGGAAATAATGAAAGTTTATTGTTCGCAGTGGATAAGTCTGTGTCGGTTGATTCGGGTGTTGATGGCGATTGATCGCCTTCGCTGATAGATTTGGTAAACGCGCAGCATTTCACCTCTTGATCCAGTTCTCTCGCCCGAAATTTGCTCGCCCCTTGTTCCGCGGGGAGCAAGGTGTGAGGAAGCTAGCTGCTCCCTTACGAAGCTTGGTGAGCGGGCTGCTGCATCGCACAACCAGCCTTATCACCTCCTTGCGGCCCGACGAGCCTGACAGCGAAGGCCAAGCTCAGGCTCCTGGCCTTAGCAGTCGCTTGCGGGATCGGATGCAGCCAGTGCTGAGATTGCCAGTCCCTGTCTTGCTGGCCGGCGTGGTGGTGCTGGGCTCGGCGATTTACTTTTTTGGGGTGGGCCGCAACCGCTACCAGGTTCAATCAAGCTTCATTGTGCGGCTGCCTGAAGCTCCTGCAACTACAGGGTCTACCCTTTTAGGAACCACGCTGGCGGGTCCCACCATGCTTGGGTCGCTAGAAGATGGCCGCTTTCTGGCTGTTTATTTGACTTCACCAGAGGTGATGAAGCGTGTCTTTTTGCGGCTCCAACCTGAAACTGCCTGGGCACGGAATCTTCGCGATCCTTTTGCAGGGCTGAGGCGTGGTGCCACTTTTGATGAGAAGCTCGCTTTCTTTCGCCGCCAGGTTTTCGTGATTCCCCAGGATCTCACTGGTGTAATCAATCTCACCACGGTTGGCCTATCGCCTACCCCTTCATATCGACTCAACAGCTTGCTGCTGCAGGAGGCTGAAATGTTCATGAACCGGGTTAATCAAAATATCAGTGCTACCCAGCAGACTTTTGCTGAGACTGAAGTCCAGAGGGCTCGGGAACGTCTTGATAAAGCCTCTTTGGCTTTCAATACTTTTAAGAATCAAAATCGCGAAATAAATCCTTCTCAGTCTGCTGCTGGCGCCAGCGATTACATAACATCATTGGAAAGCAAGCTGGTCAGCCTTAAGGTTGAAGAGGCCAGTCTTAAGCGTCAGTTTAAAGATCACTCCACTCCGGAAGTTGCCTACGTAACTGATCAGGTTGATGAGCTGCAGCGCCAGATCAATGAGGAACGCGCCCTGCTGGTGAATCCAGAGGGTAAGGATCTGAACCGGATTGTGGCTGAAGGTTCCAAACTGGAAACGGAAATGATGCTTGCCACTGAAGCCCTTAAATCTTCGATCACTGCAGCAGACAACAGCCGCCAGCGCACCCAGCAGCAGGTCAAGTTTTTAGTGCGCTTGGCTGATCCTGAGGTGCCGCAGTTGCAGGCGATGGACTGGCGCTGGAAGGGGTTCCTAGGCACTCTGGGGGTGTTGATCGTGCTTTGGGGCATCGGCACCTTTGCCTTGGGGATTGTTGATCGCCGTTGACCATTGGTCCCTACGGTTGGTTAAATCGCCCGGTGCTCGCTGCCGCCGCCGCTGAGCAGGCGGCAGAGCTCAAGGCGGCTAATCCCCAGCCTGATTCGTTGCGTCGCAGCGAGCAGGAATTGTTGAACGACCTGCACTGGCCCAGTCGTCATCACGCCTTGCTGACGGCCTGCGACCCCGGACCGGAGGTGGCGCTGCTCACGGTGGCCAATGATCGTTTTTACCGCGGCTTGGAGGCGTTGCTGCTGAGCCTCAAGGCCGTTTATCCAGGCTTGAGCTCGCCGGTGGTGGTGGCCCATGACGGCAGCCTGGGCTCTTTTTTGCAAAACCGGCTCCTAGCTATTCATCCACTGCTGCAATTTGTGCAGCCACAACCCGCCTGGGCTGAAAGCCTGCCGCGGGATTCCAGCAACCGCCAGCGCATCGGCCTGTTGGGTTACCTCAATGGTCACGCCTTCAGCCTGAGGGGTTACCGGAGGGTGCTGGTGCTTGATTCCGATCTTTTGATCACCGGATCGCTTGATCCCCTCTGGGGCGAGGGCGATGCTTTCCGTGCCGTGCCGGACTGCGGCGATCGACCCTGGGCAGCCATCTCCCCCCATACGGGCCGGCCGGTGCTCAATTCAGGCGTGTTGTCGGTGCCGGGCTGGGCCCTCAATGGCGAGCTGGAAGTCCGTTTTGAGGCGCTGATCCGCCAGGCGGCGGAGCCGGTTTGTCCGCTGCTGGATCGCTTTGCAGATCAGAAGGTATGGAATCAGTTTCTCTCTAATCAGCCTGTAGAGCTGCTGCCGCTCAATTTCAACTGCAACATCAAATATCTGGTGCAATACCTCGGCGGATGCGCTGAGGGGCTTTCGGTGCTGCACTTTGCTGGGCCCAAGCCCTGGCTCAGCTGGCCATGGCTGTCGCCCGAACCAGGGGAGCAGCGGCCTGGTGCGGTTACCGATCATCTGTTCTGGAATCGCCTTTACCGGTCTCAGCTGATGGCCTGGCGGCTTGCCTTGCACCGCCAGTACCTGGCCGCCGCCGCTCCCCTGCCGGCGGGTCCAGCCCAGTTGGCAACGGAGCCGGGCTGCCTAGCCCCAGGGGTTCGGCCGCCCGGTAGCAGCTCTCATCTGCTGCTTAGTGATCCCCAACTGTTTGGAGCGGCTTGGCCTGACAATCCCTGCTGGCCTCATGCCTGGTTCCCTGCCCTAGGGGCGGCGGCGCCATTACATATCTGGGCTCCCTTCGAGTGGGAGCCGGCGTTGCGGCAGCTGCCGCTGCCGCCTGGAGTGCACTGGCATTGGCTTTTGATTGAGGCGCCGTTCAGCCCTGAGCTGGCCCAAGGCGAGGATCTGATCGCCGGTCCTGGGCCTTGGCGGGAGGGCTTTGAGCCCTGGAGCAATCCGCCTCTGGCGGGTGTGGAGCGGGCGGTGCGGCGTCGCCTGCTTTCGGCAGGGGCCCAGCCCCTGCCTGGCCTTGGCGGCCGAGACTCGTAAGCTGCTTTCAATATTTAGACAGGGCATGCCCAAACCCAAGCGCAACGCCACAGCTGCAGCCGGCAATCCCGCCAAGACAAAACCAAAAAAAAGGCCTAAACCCTCCTTGCTTGGCCGGATCGCGGCACCTTTTAAAAAGTTGATCAGCCGCATTAGAGGCAAGGCTGGCGCCAAGGGAAAGGGCAAAGCAAATGCCCGGGCCACCTTGCTTCCGGGGGCTGGCCAGAAGCGCACGCTGGCTCAGTGGAAAGAGTTGCGTCGTCGCAACACCGCTGAGGTGAAGGCCCATCTGGCTGAGCAGCAGCCGGTGCCGGCGATCAAGAAGCTCACCCGGGCCCTGCTGGAAGACCCCCAGCACCCCGCTTATCACGAGCTACTTAAAAAAGCGGTTGAACAGCGCCGCCAGCGACGCATCAAGGCCGGCCGCAAGGACCCCTGGGCCGAGCTCCCCAAGGATCTCAAGCAGGAAGCCCTGCAGCTTGAGGCCTTCAGCGCCTATGTGGATGAGCTGGAGCAGTTGTTTGATAAGGCCGGCATCCCGCCTCTGAGTGCACCGCCGCCGCCGGAGCAGAGGCAAGCAAAGAAACGCTCGCGATCCAAGGCAGAAGCCTGAGAGGGCCCATGCGGCCCCGCATCGGTATAGCGATTACCACTTACAACCGCCGCGAGCAGTTGCTGCGCTTGGTTCACAGTTTGCGTCAGCACTGTCGAGATCAGGTTCACTTGGCGGTGTTCGACGACGGCAGTAGCGATTGCACTGCAGCTGCTGTTGCACCATTAGTGGATGCTGTGCTGGAGGCTCCAAACGGTGGGATCCCCACCAATAAGAACCGAGCCCTGTTTTATTTCCTGGCCCTGCAGCCCGTTGATCAGCTGATTCTCCTTGAAGACGATGTTGTGGTGACCAGCCCGCGCTGGCTGCGCATCTGGAGTAGGGCAATTCATCGCCACGGTCATATCAACTTCAGTTCCACCCGCTGGCCGCGCGACAACCCCTCATTTCATGGCAAGTTGCTGGGGGGAAAGGGTTCGGCTCGAAAGCCTGAACGCTGGAGCATCGTTTCTGGTGCCTGCAGTGGTTGCGACACGACCGTGTTGCGCCGCGATGTGGGCTATGTGAATCCGTTGTTTCAGGGCTACGGCTACGAACACATCGAATGGACGCGTCGTTTCCTGCTGGCGGGTTATGGCGGCCGCAAGCGGGGGGATCACCGCTGGAGCTACCTCTCGATTCCCCATGGTTTGGATTTTCAGCCCTCTCAATCAAACCGAGATGCGGAAGCGATTGCCCGTAATGCCGGTGTGATGGCCCAGCTCCAGGGTGCGGGCGGCTTCGTGCCCCGGCCCTGGCTTGATGCTGAAGGCAGGCGAGCTTTTCTGGCACCTTTCGCTGGTTGGTGGGGGCAGCAGGCTGGTGGGCAGCGCCTGGATCAGGCCTGAACCAGCTCGGCTAGCAGCTGGCGAGCGCGAGCTACGAAACTGTGCTCCTGCCTCACTGTGCGGGCTACCTGGCTGAGTAGCAGGGG
Encoded here:
- a CDS encoding ABC transporter permease is translated as MRSLAPRYVLSKLLLQLRVVSAVARRELQLRAAKGAMGVVGVFAEPLALIVTFLALRIFLRGAGDATYMNPALWLALGFIPFFMFAEIAIKAIGGVDKNSELYFYRRLRPLDSLMGNSLLLGQIYGSLLLVFLLGSAAWEWRPVVQDPGALIFLFLGLALLGFGIGLSTLIVGRRLPLVAWFMQMFLRRILLWTSCIFFSISFIPDVFRPWILWNPIAHGVELMRAACNPAYPIPGVSAFYFWGWVVGSIGFGLLVYGNNESLLFAVDKSVSVDSGVDGD
- a CDS encoding glycosyltransferase family protein; its protein translation is MLAAAAAEQAAELKAANPQPDSLRRSEQELLNDLHWPSRHHALLTACDPGPEVALLTVANDRFYRGLEALLLSLKAVYPGLSSPVVVAHDGSLGSFLQNRLLAIHPLLQFVQPQPAWAESLPRDSSNRQRIGLLGYLNGHAFSLRGYRRVLVLDSDLLITGSLDPLWGEGDAFRAVPDCGDRPWAAISPHTGRPVLNSGVLSVPGWALNGELEVRFEALIRQAAEPVCPLLDRFADQKVWNQFLSNQPVELLPLNFNCNIKYLVQYLGGCAEGLSVLHFAGPKPWLSWPWLSPEPGEQRPGAVTDHLFWNRLYRSQLMAWRLALHRQYLAAAAPLPAGPAQLATEPGCLAPGVRPPGSSSHLLLSDPQLFGAAWPDNPCWPHAWFPALGAAAPLHIWAPFEWEPALRQLPLPPGVHWHWLLIEAPFSPELAQGEDLIAGPGPWREGFEPWSNPPLAGVERAVRRRLLSAGAQPLPGLGGRDS
- a CDS encoding glycosyltransferase family 2 protein encodes the protein MRPRIGIAITTYNRREQLLRLVHSLRQHCRDQVHLAVFDDGSSDCTAAAVAPLVDAVLEAPNGGIPTNKNRALFYFLALQPVDQLILLEDDVVVTSPRWLRIWSRAIHRHGHINFSSTRWPRDNPSFHGKLLGGKGSARKPERWSIVSGACSGCDTTVLRRDVGYVNPLFQGYGYEHIEWTRRFLLAGYGGRKRGDHRWSYLSIPHGLDFQPSQSNRDAEAIARNAGVMAQLQGAGGFVPRPWLDAEGRRAFLAPFAGWWGQQAGGQRLDQA